A stretch of DNA from Blastopirellula marina:
TAACAGGCAGTTCAATAGCGTTCTTAGACAAAACATGAACAATAATTAACGTTCGAGCGCGGAACGTCTTCAAGGCAAAACGACCTCACCCGTCTCTGTCACCTGCCAGAGACGCCCTGTGGTAACCTCCATGGCCGTGAGGAGTCCACCAATGCTGCATCCGGTATCGAGGCAGCGACAAAAAACCCATATCAAGTAGTTTGCCCGGGGAATGACCAACGATCGCGATCTTATCGTTAAGATGTGGCCGCGGAGGTTCGACTTCGATCGGCGTCAAACGAAGAAGCCGCGAAGGCTGCTCATCCAGCGGTGAATGCCAGCAATAGTTGGCGTGCGTGAAGAAGAACTGCTCGGTTTAGTAGATTGGTTGACAGGCTTCCAAGAACTGCCAATGTTGATCCGGTACGTCGGCAAGGTCTGCCGTGGACCCATATGATTTAAGCGTGAGATCGCCTCCTTTGTATAGCCAGCGATCGACCGCCTGTGCATTGCAGCGAGCGTCGATCATCATCTCGTCATGGTTTTCCCAAGATAGCGACATGCTGACACGTTTCTCGAAGAGCAGAAAGGATCTCCAAGGTCTGACATGTCTCTGGTCCGCGATTCACGTAATCACCAAGGGTTACGATGGTGTCGTCTGCCGCAGGACGGATCAGGTCTAACATCGTTTGCAAAGTGACGGCATGTCCGTGGATATCCCCGATCGCGATCAGTCGTCCGGTGGCATTTGGTCGGTTCGGCATCAAAGTTCAGATCCAACAAATGTTTCGTAACGGCACGCTATCTTGACAGCAAAATGAGAATCGTACCGAGCGAACTTTTTCGCTGCACGCTTGTCCTTCGATGAACATCGAAATTCAATAAAATGTCGCACGCCGATGTGGGGCGTGCCAGGTTGCCGTATGATGACGACAACCGTACCTAGGCGATTTCGGAAAGCGTCCTCGAATATGCTCCTCACGATCACAACCGATCATCAGCCTGCGACCGATCTCGGTTATTTGCTGCATAAGCACCCGGAACGGTTGCAATCGTTTGATTTGGCTTTTGGTAAGGCACATGTCTTCTATCCGGAAGCAGACGTCCAACGCTGCTCTGCTTGTTTGTTGCTGGATGTTGATCCGGTCGGCATGGTTCGGGGGAAGAACCGTAACCAGGGCGATTTGCTGGGGCATTACGTCAATGACCGATCCTATGTGGCCTCTTCACTGCTGAGCGTGGCGATCGCGCAGGTTCTTGGTACGGCCATGGCGGGCCGCTGCAATCAAAGGCCTGAGCTGGCGAGCACTCCCCTTCCCTTCGAGGCCCGGCTTGATGTGCTGCCAGTTCGCGGCGGCGAGCGTTTCCTGCATGAGATATTCGAACCACTGGGATACGAGGTAGAAGCTGAACGTTATCTGCTCGATCCGGAATTTCCTCAGTGGGGCGAGAGCGTTTACTACTCGGTCACGATTCGCGCGACCGTAACGTTATCCGACTTGCTGACGCACCTTTACGTGCTGATCCCGGTGTTCGACAACGAGAAACACTATTTTGTCGGGGAGGATGAATTGGAAAAGCTGCTGGCGAAGGGAGGAGCATGGCTCGCTGCGCATCCGCAGAAAGAACAGATCAGCCGCCGCTACCTGAGGAACCGCCACAGCCTATATCGCCAGGCGTTGTCGCGATTGTTAGAGATGGAATCGCCGGAGAGCGACGAGGAGTCACCAAGACCCGCAGCGCAAGAAGAAACGCTGGAACGAACGTTGAGCCTAAACGATCAGCGTCACGGGGCTGTCTTGGCTGCATTGAAGGCGAGCGGTGCGCGAAGTGTGCTCGATTTAGGATGTGGAGAAGGAAAGCTCCTGCGTGATCTACTTAACGAAAAGCAATTCGAGCAGATCGTCGGCATGGATGTTTCGTTCCGTAGTTTGGAATTCGCCCAGAAACGACTCAAACTCGATCGATTGCCGGAACGTCAAGCTCAACGACTGAAGCTGTTGCACGGTTCGTTGATCTATCGCGATCGGAGGTTAGAAGGTTTTGATGCGGCGGCACTAGTGGAAGTAATCGAGCACCTTGATTCGCCTCGCCTGGCAGCGTTGGAACGGGTCGTATTCGAGTTTGCCCAGCCAAAGACCGTCGTCGTGACCACCCCCAACCAGGAATACAACGTGATGTGGGAAACCTTGCCGGCTGGCCAATTCCGTCACAATGACCACCGTTTTGAATGGACGCAGGCCGAATTCCAAGCTTGGGCCCAGCAGGTTGCTGGGCAACATGGCTACGCCGTTCGCTTTCTGCCAGTCGGTCCAGAAGATGAAACAGTTGGATCACCAACGCAAATGGGAATGTTTACGCGAAGATTGTGATCGCCGATCCATCGAATCGCAGTACGATGATCCCTCTCGACTATTCTTAGTAACTCCCTCATGAACATCTCGATCCCAAGACTCTCTCTCGTAATTCTCATCGGTCCCAGCGGTTCTGGCAAAAGCACCTTTGCGCGAAAGCATTTCTTGCCGACGGAAGTTCTTTCGTCGGACTATTGCCGTGGACTCGTGAGTGACGACGAGAACAATCAAGAGGCGACCAGTGACGCGTTTGACCTGTTGCACTATGTAGCAGCCAAGCGGCTGGCCCGGGGGCTGGTGACAGTCGTCGATGCAACGAATGTACAGCCCGAAGCGCGGCGGCCTCTGGTTCGGCTCGCGAAGGATTACCACGTGCTGCCGGTAGCGATCGTGCTGAACGTGCCAGAAGATGTTTGCCACGAGCGCAATCGTGATCGGCCTGATCGCACGTTTGGTCCCCATGTTGTGCGGCAACAACGTTCGCAATTGCGACGGGGATTGAAGGGACTAAAGCGGGAAGGATTTCGACACGTGTTTGTGCTCGATTCTCCCGAGAAGATCGAAGCGGCTTCGATCGAACGTGTTCCGCTGTGGAATGACCGAACGGACGAGCATGGCCCATTCGATATCATTGGCGACCTGCACGGATGTGGTGACGAGCTGGAATCGCTGCTGGCATCGCTAGGCTACCAAAACCAGACGTCGGCGAAGACCGACCCGGTATGGGGAGACTCTTTTTACGCACATCCCGAGGGCCGTAAGGCGGTATTCGTCGGTGACTTGGTTGACCGGGGGCCACGTGTGCTGGACTGTGTGCGGATCGCGCGGAATATGGTGCAGCACGGAAGCGGTTTGTGTGTTCCAGGTAACCACGATATGAAGCTGCTGCGCAAATTACGTGGTAAGAACGTCAAGCTGACGCATGGTCTGGCTGAGACGATGCAGGAGATCGATGCGTTGTCGGACGATGTTCGCCAGCCACTTTGCAAGCAGCTAAGTGAGTTTCTCGACGGGCTGGTCAGTCACTACGTATTAGACGACGGTAAACTGGTCGTCGCGCATGCCGGGATGAAGGAAGCGTATCAAGGACGCGGCTCCGGCAAGGTACGCGAGTTCGCATTGTTTGGCGAAACAACCGGGGAGACTGACGATTTCGGTTTGCCGGTGCGCTACAACTGGGCTGCCGAGTATCGCGGTTCGGCGATGGTCGTTTATGGTCATACGCCCGTCCCAGAACCAGAGTGGCTCAATCATACGGTTAATGTCGACACGGGCTGTGTATTTGGTGGCAAGCTGACGGCCCTGCGTTATCCGGAACGGGAGTTCGTTTCGGTCCCAGCGGCGAAGACCTACTGCGAACCAAGCCGTCCCTTTTTGCCGCAGCATGACTCAGCCGAAACGCTCTCTGCACAACAGCTTCATGATGACATCCTGGAAGCCGAGGACGTCTTGGGGAAGCGGATCGTATCGACGCGCCTTCATCACAACGTCACGATTCGGGAAGAGAACTCGACCGCCGCGCTGGAAGTGATGAGTCGTTTCGCGGCCAACCCGAAGTGGTTAATTTACCTACCACCGACGATGTCTCCATGTGAGACGTCGCAGGAACCAGGCTTGCTTGAGCATCCGGCCGAAGCGTTTTCATACTTCCGTAGCCACGGTGTCCCGCAGGTTGTTTGCCAAGAGAAGCACATGGGCTCGCGCGCCGTCGTAGTGGTATGCCAAGATGAAGAGGCCGCTCGACAACGCTTTGGCGTTTCCGAAGGGGAAATGGGAATCGTCTATACGCGTACTGGTCGTCGCTTCTTCACGGATGTAGAGGTAGAGAAGCAGTTGCTCGATCGGCTGCGGGCTGCGCTGACTGCGACAAATTTCTGGAAAGAGTTCAACACCTCTTGGGCTTGCTTTGACTGCGAGCTGATGCCCTGGTCGGCTAAGGCTCAGGAGCTTCTGCGTAGTCAATATGCTGCGGTCGGAGCAGCTGGTAATGCGGCTTTGCCACATGCCATCTCGGCGCTGACACGCACGTTTCAGCGGATGGGTGACGACAACTGGCGTGATGCCTATCCCGGTTTGGCAAATTTCGAGAGCCGATTCAACAATGCGCAGGCATTCGTTAAAGCGTACCGACAATATTGTTGGCCGGTCGCATCGATCGATGATTTGAGGCTGGCTCCGTTCCATCTACTGGCGACGGAAGGACGCACCTATCTCGATCAGAACCACATCTGGCACATGCAAACTTTGGGAAAGATCTGCCAGACCGATCCGACGATCCTGCTGGCGACCGACTTTCAGACGGTGGACGTCACCAATCAAGCCTCCATCGACGAGGGCACTCAATGGTGGCTCACGCGCACTAGCCAGGGTGGCGAAGGGATGGTCGTCAAACCGTTGGATTGGGTGGTACGTGGCAAGAAGGGGCTGGTTCAGCCAGCCGTGAAATGCCGTGGTAAAGAATACCTACGAATCATTTACAGCCCCGATTACGACTCGGATGTGAATCTTACCCGTCTGCGTCATCGTGGCTTGGCCCGCAAACGGTCGTTGGCGTTGCGTGAATTTGCTTTGGGAATCGAAGCTCTGGAGCGATTTGTACGACGCGAACCACTTCGCCGAGTCCACGAGTGCGTGTTCGGAGTGTTAGCCCTCGAGAGCGAACCGGTCGATCCGCGGTTGTAGGCGTAATCGATGCGAATCGCCAGAAATGGTTGAACTCTACGCAGGAAAAGGGCAAGATAGCGGCAACGAAATAACCACGTCGTTGCCCGCCCCAAGCAGCTCTTTCCTTCCATTCGGTTCGTCCTGCGTGTCCCCACGTACGCGGTCGGCGGCCGAACGAATCTCGCCTACCGTTTCGGGAATCTTATCGATGTTTCGTTGCCTAGCGTTGGCCTGGTTAGCTCTCCTGCTTTTCGACCATTCAGCCTCTGCCCAAGATGGGAACCGCCTAACTTATTTGGATGAGTTCTGCGATCCGTACTATGTCGATCAGGAATTTCCCAAGTTGATCACGCCGCAGTGGGTGGGTGAAGAAGGAGTCGAAGCGGTCGTCATTCTTTCGATCGACGATATGCGTGATCCCGCGAAGTATGAAGCCTTTCTTCGGCCGATTTTTGAACGCGTGAAGGAAATACATGGTTCGGCTGGTGTCAGCATCATGACGAACTGGGTCGATCCCGAAGACCCGTTGCTTGAGCAGTGGTTGACCGAAGGAGTCGCGATCGATGCGCATACGGCTGACCATCCTTGCCCATGTTTACAAGGAGGCATCTTCGCAAACGGTAAGGGAACCTACGACCGCTGTGTCGACCGATTATTCGAGATACCTCACAATCGACCGGTCGCGTTTCGCTTTCCCTGTATGGATTCAAAGAATACGCCGAGCCCCCGGATGTTCGCGGAAGCGCTTTGCAAGACTACCGAAAAGGGCAACTTCCTGCAGATCGATTCATCGGTCGACAACGTCTTCACGGCCGACGATCCCGAACTACCACGCGACCTGGTAACCGACGCGGACGGCCAGGGACGATTTACTAAATACATTCCGTTTCCGTCTTTTGTGAACAAGATCGAGAATTACCCCTATCCGTACATTATCAGCCGCACGATGTGGGAATTTCCTTGCACGATTCCAGACGACTGGCAAGGATTCAACTTGCAGCAGCCCGCCAATCCGAAGACAGTGGAAGATTGGAAGGCCTCGCTCGATGCCACGGTCATTAAACAAGGTACGGCCGCGTTCATCTTTCATCCCCATGGTTGGATTCGTAACCAGCAGTTGGTCGACATTGTCGATCATGCCGTCGAGAAGCATGGTCGGAAGGTTGCGTTTCTCCAGTTTCGCGACTGCTTAGACCGCATCAACGACAATCTGCTGAAAGGACAACCGCTGAGAACGGCCACTGGCGAAGACAACGGCGTTCGTCTGCTGGATGTCAACGCTGATGGCTTTATGGATGTGATCATTGGCAACGACGAGCTGCAGCTTACACGGGTCTGGGATCCGAAGAAAAGCACCTGGAAGGAGACGCCGTTTCCAGTCAAGTTGGTCACGATCAGCCATAAGGAAGAACGCCTGGCCCAGCGAGTTCGGTTTGGCATTCTGGGGGGAGATGTTGTCGCGTTGGCCAGCGATGAATCGATGCGTGGAGCTTGGCGATTCGACGGCACAGCTTGGAAGGAAGAGCCACACTTGCTCAGTGGCTTGACGCTCGGCGGCAAAGAGGTCGCGTTCGCCAAAGCGGGCATCGACCAGGGAATACGGCTGCGTGATCTCGATGGCGATGGCAACTGCGAGCTGATTGTGGGATCGGTCGACTTGCGTGGTATCTTCTCTTGGGATGCTGCTGCGCAATCGTGGAAGCTGCTGCCGTTTGTTCTGCCTGAAAATACCGAGATTGTCTTTGGCGACGGGCTTGATGCTGGTTTGCGGTTTGTTGATATCGACGAAGACGGGCATGAAGATGTTGTCTTTTCCGATGAACGCCGCTTTTCGCTCGACTTGTTTACCTCGCTCGAAGAAGGATGGTCGCGGCACGTTTCGTCGGGGGCACGGAACGATGTAGGCGCAATTCCAATGATATCGCGCAGTGGCACCAACAACGGAGCATGGTTCGCGAACAACTATCTCTGGATTCAGAACGAAGATACAGCCCGGCTGCCCGATGGGATCGAGCGTATGTCGTTCGTCGACATGCTACGTCCCGTCGATACCGAGCCGAAGACCGCAGCGGCTGCCAAAGAGGCCATTCGAGTTCACCCTGGATTTCGCGTCGATCAAGTCGCGGCGGAACCGCTCGTGATGGACCCGGTTTCTTACGATTGGGGAGCCGACGGCAAGCTATGGGTGGTCGAGATGGCAGACTACCCGCTAGGTGTTAATGGTCAGCCCGGGGGACGTGTCCGTTACCTGGAAGATACGGACAACGATGGAAATTACGATGCCTCGACATTGTTTCTCACGGGGCTTAATTTCCCGACCGGCGTGATGGCATGGGGCGACGGTGTGATCGTCTCGGCCGCGCCAGATATCTTCTACGCGGAAGACACCAACGGGGACGGCAAGGCAGACCAGCGTGAGACGCTTTATACCGGATTTGGAGAAGGCAATCAGCAGCACCGCGTGAATGGATTTTGGCGTGGGCTTGACAACTGGATCTATGTGGCAAACGGCGACAGTGGCGGCTCGATCAAGTCCTTCAAAACGGGGAAGACCATCGACATTCGTGGCCGTGATCTGAGGATACGTCCAGACACGGGCGAGTTGGAAGCGGTGACTGGGCAAACCCAATTTGGGCGGGCGATGGATGATTGGGGAAATTGGTTTGGCTGCAACAATTCGCGTCCGCTATTTCACTTCATGATCGATGATCACTACTATTCGCGTGCCGCACAAGTCGCAGCTCCGACGCCACTCGATCATATTTCAACGGTGACCAATACACCGATCTATCCGCGAAGCCGCGTGCTCAGTCACTGGTCGGGCTACGTTCCACCCGCGGAAGGCGAGCCAAGTCGGTTTACCTCGGCTAGTAGTATCACGATTTATCGCGATACGCTGTTTGGGCCTTCCTTTCGTAACATGGCGCTGATCTGCGAGCCAGTCCATAACTTGATCCATCGCCATGCTCTCACACCCCATGGGCTTTCGTTTCAAGGGGAGCGGGCTGCTGGAGAAGAATTTAACGAGTTCGTCGCGTCATCCGACTCGTGGTTCCGTCCTGCTTCGCTTCGAACTGGACCGGACGGAGGCATTTGGTTCACCGATATGGTACGAGAAGTTCTGGAACATCCCGAGTGGATCGATGACGAAGAAGAGAAGCGAATCGATCTGCGAGCTGGCCACGACAAAGGACGTATCTATCGAATTCTTCCCGTAACCGTACCGGGTACGGCGATCCCCCAATTCGATCAGCTGTCGAACATGGAGTTGGTTGAACAGCTTAGCAGTACCAACGGTTGGCGGCGCGACATGGCACAGCACCTTTTGATCAAACGAGACGCAAAAGATTGCGCGGCACAGCTGAAGGAAGTTGCCTTAAAGTCTGATCAGGCACTTGGTCGACTGCATGCCCTGTGCACGCTGGATGGTTTGGGTCTGCTTGATCCGGAAGTACTCGCTGCAGCCTGCGAAGATGAGCACTCTGGCATTCGGCGTCACGCGGTTCGTCTTGCGGAAACAATGCTCGACACGTCGCCCGAACTTCAAGCGGCGATTACCAAACTGGTGGAGGACTCGGCGGCAAAGGTAACGCTTCAGGTAGCCTATTCCCTCGGCGAATGGCATGCGCCAGCTTCTGGCGAACTTCTCGCTCGATTGCTACTTGCTCATTCCAAGAACCCTTACATCACGTCAGCAGCGTTCACTTCGCTGACCCCTACTAACGTGCTGACCACGTACGATATCCTGCTTTCGGCCACGAAAGACCACCCAGAGTCAAATTCGCTTCTCCAGGAGGTGATCCGGATTGCTGTAGGCTTCCACGAGAAGAACGCTATCGAGTGGATGGCGATCAGCCTATTGCCTGCTGCGGGCGAGCCGATGAGCAGCTGGCAGACCGCAGCTCTCGCAGAATTACTGACGGCGATGAAGAGCGAAAATCTCGAAACGGATGAGATTCTCAGTAGCAAAACGCAGGCAAAATTAGCTGCGACATGCTCTCGTGCTCGCGAGGCGTTGGCGAATCCGAACGAAGATTCTGCCGAAACAAGACGAAGCCTAGCTCTGGTGGCCTGCTCAGCAGATTCCGACGAAGATGACTTGGAATTGATGATTGATCTATTACAGCCCACTAACTTGCCTGAGATTCAAACGGCCGCTATCAATCAATTGTCACAGCTGAGCTCTTCCCAAGTGGCCAAAAAGATGATTCACGATTGGTCTAACTATACGCCATCGGTTCGCACGCAACTGTTAGAAGCGATCTTGTCGCGTCCGTCTTGGTGCTCGGTCTTAATGAACGCGATTGATGACAAATCCATTCCAGCGACCGAAATTGGATCGACATCGCGTCGGCGTTTAATCGAGCATCCCAACAAAGAGATCGCTAGAAGAGCCGACACATTGTTCTCCGAAAACTCGACTACGACACGCAGTGAAGTGATCGTCCAGTACGCGGATGCCTGGACGCTGTCCGGTCGCATGTTGCCAGGAAGACTCTTGTTCATGAAGCATTGCGCCAGCTGCCATCGTCTGGAAGGTCAAGGGCACGACGTTGGGCCTGACTTAACCGCGCTGACCAATAAGTCGCCAGAAACGCTCGGCACGGCCATTCTTGATCCTAACCGAGCGGTAGAAGATAAGTTCCTGGAGTATGCAGCATTGACGCTCGATGGTCGCGCGTTTACCGGGGTTCTGACTGCCGAAAGCAGTGGAAGCGTCACCCTCCTGGGGCAAGACAATAAAAAGCAAACGATTCTCCGCAAGGACCTCGACCAACTCCGCAGCACTGGGCGATCGCTTATGCCAGAAGGTTTTGAGAAGGTGCTTGATCAACAAGCGATGGCCGATTTGGTTTTCTATTTGGCGAACGTTAAGACGCTTCCGGTCGCTAGGGAATAATCTTCTAAGCCAGAATCGGGTGCAGGATGTTTCCATGCACATCGGTCAGGCGGAAGTCGCGGCCGCCGTAGCGGTAGGTGAGACGTTCGTGGTCAACGCCGAGCAGATGCAGCACTGTCGCCCAGAGATCGTAGATATTGCAGACATCTTCGATCGCATAATAGCCGAGTTCATCTGTAGCACCATAAATAGTGCCTCCCTTGATTCCTCCACCTGCCATCCAGACGCTAAAGCCAAACGGATTGTGATCGCGGCCATTAGAACCTTGCGAGAATGGTGTGCGACCGAATTCGCCTGCCCAGACAACCAACGTTTCGTCCAGTAAGCCGCGTCGCTTCAAGTCGGTAATCAGACCAGCAATGGGTTGATCGACCTGAGCGGACATGTTGCGGTGCCCCGCTTCTAAGCCGCCATGCTGATCCCACGGATTCGCAGCTTGACCACCTCCGGGCGTTTGTGGCAAGCATGACAGTTCTACAAAGCGAACACCACGTTCAATCAGACGGCGCGCTAGCAGGCATTGCCGGCCGTAAGCTGCCGTTTGAGGCTGATCGGAATCAAGTCCGTATAACGCCTGCGTCTCGGCCGTTTCGCCACCGATGTCACACAATTCCGGAACCGCGGTTTGCATTCGAAAAGCGGTTTCGTAATTCTTGATCGCGGCTTCGACTTGCACGTCCTGCGAGGTTGTATCAAGAAACTCTTGGTCGAACGACTGGGCGAATGCCATTCGCTGTTTTTGAATGTCTGGCAAAGTCGTTGGCGTGATATTGCGTATCGCTGGGGATTGATCGGCCTGCAGGATCGAACCTTGATGTTGGGCGGGAAGAAAGCCGTTACTGAACAGGCTAACGCCACCATGTGGAGCGGTGGCTCCACCACTTTGCAGGACAACATAACCAGGCAGGTCGGCCGTTTCATTCCCTAAGCCGTAGGCACACCACGCTCCGGCACTGGGATAACCCATAAACGGAAAACCGGTGTGCAAAGCGAAGTTGCCTTGGGCGTGCTCGTTCACCTTCGTGGTCATCGAGCGGATCACGGCCAACTCGTCGACCACTTGTCCAATTTTCGGAAACATATTGCTCACGGGGATGCCGCTCTCGCCGTAGTTGCGAAAAGCGAACGGACTTCCCATAACGTTGCCGTCGTTATTGAACTGCGTACGCTGAACCTGAACTGGCATCGGCTTACCGTCCAGTTCACGAAGCTTTGGCTTGGGGTCGAAAGAATCAACGTGCGACACGCCGCCTGACATGAAGCAGAAAATAACCCGCTTCGCTTTAGCGGGGTGGTGCGTAGCGGAAAGCGCCGCGCCAGCGGGAAGACCTAACGATTCCGCGGTAGCCGACTCGTGTATAAGACCGGCTAGGGCGGTCGCGCCAAAGCCTGCAGAAACTTTACGGAGCAGCGTTCGCCGTGAGAAGTTACCGTACATAGATGAACTCCTTGAAAGTGACCAACGCGCGGGCAAGTTCTTTCCAAGGTAGGAGGTCATCGGCGGTATCAATGACATCAACCTTCTCGAACTGCCAGTTAAGGGTAGCGATCTTCTCTTCCAATTGCTCTGCTTTTTGACGCGTCTCAATGTCCATTGCTTCCAAGACTTTTCGCTCGGTAACTCCGGTCGGTCCAAGGCGGGCAGTTTGAGCGATCTGTTCGTCGGTTAGCGCACGATCATAAAGCTGAGCTTGGAAGACCTTACCCGAAAGAAAGCGATTGCCAGTACCTGGCAAATGACGAAGCCCGAGCGTGACGACCGTATTGCCCGAGGTGAAAGGAAAGGGACCGCTACTTTGATATGCTTTGCCGTAGGCAACGCCGTCGCGATAGCCGATGATTCGTCCATCCGCGCGATAAACGATCGCCACATGGACAGGCCGCTCCGTTGCTTCGGCTTCCGTTAACCCCGAGAACGTTTGCGTTCGGACGAAACTGTTACTTCCTGCCAGCCAATGACCTGCTTGCTGTTCTCCGAAAACGATTGCGTCGAACACATTACCGTTAGGAAGTTGCACGCTCATCACGCCGCCGCCGCGCTGCGTTAAGTTATCGAGCTGAACCCACGCTTCCAAGGTTTTGGCTGTGAGGTTTTGCTGGAGGGGAGCGGTCACCAGATAACCTTGATTGCTGAGCACCAGTGCGTCCCCATCTACCGTGGCACCGCCGACCAAAGTTCCATCAGCGGAACCGATTTGATCTTTCGTCGACTTTGCGAAATCCCACTTGGCGATCGGTTTTACCGCATCGGCAGGCAAAGTGGTCCGTTCGATCTGCCGTGCGTCTTCCAGTTTCGCTCGAATTGGTTGCTTAAGCTGCGAAAGTTGGCGAGTCAGAGAGTAAACTTCCTCACGCAAGGCCAATTGTTGCTGCCGAGCGGAGGCAGAACGCTTGCGAATCAGAGACAAGTAGGCTTCGCTGCGGGCAATCTCCTCGGAAGTCGCTGCGCGTCCGAAGGCCGTCGCGAACATGCGTTGAATACGGGCCTCGTCCGTGGGGAGTTCACGATCCGTGGCGATTTGGTTCGCCCAGTTGTCGGCATATGCTTCGACTAGAGGATCGTTCAAAAGAGTTAGCGACTGCGCGGGTACGTTGGTGACATCACGCCGCCCGACCGTGCTGAAGGGCTCGGGAAAATCGAAAACGCGAAGCAGTGGATTCAAGTCGTTGCGAATCACACGCACGTAAATACTTCTCCGTGGCATTTGGTCGCTAACCGGTGGTCCGAAGGAAGTGTGATCGAGTTGACCAGAAACCGACAATAGCCAATCGCGGATGGCCTCGGCCTCCATGCGACGAACGTTGGCTCGGGCCAGATAGCGGTTCTCGGGATCTTTTTGTAACTGCTCTGGTGTCGCGCTCGATGCCAATTGCCAGGTTCGCGACAGAACGATCTCCCGAACTTGCTGTTTGAGTGACCAACCTTGGTTCGCGAAGTGTGTGGCCAACCAGTCGAGCAGTTCCGGATCGCTGGGTTTGTCTCCCATCTTTCCGAGATTATCTGGCGTGCGGACAATTCCTTGACCCATCAGATGATGCCAAATCCGATTCACCATCACCCGCCGCGTCAACGGATTGTCATCGCGAAGGACATCAGCCGCGAGTTGCAAGCGACCACTTTGCTCGGTCGCATACGGCGTGGTATCGATGGCGTCGAGGAAGTGCCGGGGAATGATATCGCCTGGCTTCTTATGGTCGCCGCGAATGTACAAAGCATGGTCTGCACCGTGGGATTCATCGAGTGTAGGAATGCGAGTGGCCACAGGAATCTCCGCTTCCAACTGGCGATAACGCTCTATCAACGATTGTGTTTTCGTCAGTTCAGCGAGTTGATTCGCCAAGAATCCATCACTCAGGCAGGCCTCAAGCAGCACGGCCTGTGCATCACTCAAGCGATCTTCTTGCCAGTCTTGTACGGCTTTTTGGATGGCTTGTTCGTAACAGGCGATCAGGTCATCAAGTGATTGCGGCATCTGCTGCTGCGTTGCGGACAGGAGTGCGGGAATCCACTCAGGACAGTCCGGTGGCGCGGGTTGATCGGGATAACGGATCATCGCACGGCGAATGCCAAACCAGGATCGTTCCGGGTCTTGAACCAATAACGGCGCATCACGTGCCGCGGCGACTTCCAGGTGGATTGTGTCTCCCGACCAGTAATCGACATCGAAGCGAATCCACTGCCAGTTTGGGGCAAGTCGACGGACCGGTTGAATTGTGCCACTCCGAGGATAATCTTGCACAACGTAGCGGAATTGCGATGCGCCGTCGCCGATCGCTTGTACCCAGACTTCCCCATGGGGCTTCAGAGGGAAGTCGCGCGACATCAATCGTGCGGGAAGTTTGTCAGAGATGCCATGCGAGTAGACGCCAGAAGGATAGATTCCCTTCAGAGCTCGGTTTCCGTTTGGCTCGATGGCGAAGAATCCTGCGCGGTTCGGTTCGTCTGGAAGCCCAGCACCGCGTG
This window harbors:
- a CDS encoding DUF1501 domain-containing protein → MYGNFSRRTLLRKVSAGFGATALAGLIHESATAESLGLPAGAALSATHHPAKAKRVIFCFMSGGVSHVDSFDPKPKLRELDGKPMPVQVQRTQFNNDGNVMGSPFAFRNYGESGIPVSNMFPKIGQVVDELAVIRSMTTKVNEHAQGNFALHTGFPFMGYPSAGAWCAYGLGNETADLPGYVVLQSGGATAPHGGVSLFSNGFLPAQHQGSILQADQSPAIRNITPTTLPDIQKQRMAFAQSFDQEFLDTTSQDVQVEAAIKNYETAFRMQTAVPELCDIGGETAETQALYGLDSDQPQTAAYGRQCLLARRLIERGVRFVELSCLPQTPGGGQAANPWDQHGGLEAGHRNMSAQVDQPIAGLITDLKRRGLLDETLVVWAGEFGRTPFSQGSNGRDHNPFGFSVWMAGGGIKGGTIYGATDELGYYAIEDVCNIYDLWATVLHLLGVDHERLTYRYGGRDFRLTDVHGNILHPILA
- a CDS encoding PVC-type heme-binding CxxCH protein, with translation MFRCLALAWLALLLFDHSASAQDGNRLTYLDEFCDPYYVDQEFPKLITPQWVGEEGVEAVVILSIDDMRDPAKYEAFLRPIFERVKEIHGSAGVSIMTNWVDPEDPLLEQWLTEGVAIDAHTADHPCPCLQGGIFANGKGTYDRCVDRLFEIPHNRPVAFRFPCMDSKNTPSPRMFAEALCKTTEKGNFLQIDSSVDNVFTADDPELPRDLVTDADGQGRFTKYIPFPSFVNKIENYPYPYIISRTMWEFPCTIPDDWQGFNLQQPANPKTVEDWKASLDATVIKQGTAAFIFHPHGWIRNQQLVDIVDHAVEKHGRKVAFLQFRDCLDRINDNLLKGQPLRTATGEDNGVRLLDVNADGFMDVIIGNDELQLTRVWDPKKSTWKETPFPVKLVTISHKEERLAQRVRFGILGGDVVALASDESMRGAWRFDGTAWKEEPHLLSGLTLGGKEVAFAKAGIDQGIRLRDLDGDGNCELIVGSVDLRGIFSWDAAAQSWKLLPFVLPENTEIVFGDGLDAGLRFVDIDEDGHEDVVFSDERRFSLDLFTSLEEGWSRHVSSGARNDVGAIPMISRSGTNNGAWFANNYLWIQNEDTARLPDGIERMSFVDMLRPVDTEPKTAAAAKEAIRVHPGFRVDQVAAEPLVMDPVSYDWGADGKLWVVEMADYPLGVNGQPGGRVRYLEDTDNDGNYDASTLFLTGLNFPTGVMAWGDGVIVSAAPDIFYAEDTNGDGKADQRETLYTGFGEGNQQHRVNGFWRGLDNWIYVANGDSGGSIKSFKTGKTIDIRGRDLRIRPDTGELEAVTGQTQFGRAMDDWGNWFGCNNSRPLFHFMIDDHYYSRAAQVAAPTPLDHISTVTNTPIYPRSRVLSHWSGYVPPAEGEPSRFTSASSITIYRDTLFGPSFRNMALICEPVHNLIHRHALTPHGLSFQGERAAGEEFNEFVASSDSWFRPASLRTGPDGGIWFTDMVREVLEHPEWIDDEEEKRIDLRAGHDKGRIYRILPVTVPGTAIPQFDQLSNMELVEQLSSTNGWRRDMAQHLLIKRDAKDCAAQLKEVALKSDQALGRLHALCTLDGLGLLDPEVLAAACEDEHSGIRRHAVRLAETMLDTSPELQAAITKLVEDSAAKVTLQVAYSLGEWHAPASGELLARLLLAHSKNPYITSAAFTSLTPTNVLTTYDILLSATKDHPESNSLLQEVIRIAVGFHEKNAIEWMAISLLPAAGEPMSSWQTAALAELLTAMKSENLETDEILSSKTQAKLAATCSRAREALANPNEDSAETRRSLALVACSADSDEDDLELMIDLLQPTNLPEIQTAAINQLSQLSSSQVAKKMIHDWSNYTPSVRTQLLEAILSRPSWCSVLMNAIDDKSIPATEIGSTSRRRLIEHPNKEIARRADTLFSENSTTTRSEVIVQYADAWTLSGRMLPGRLLFMKHCASCHRLEGQGHDVGPDLTALTNKSPETLGTAILDPNRAVEDKFLEYAALTLDGRAFTGVLTAESSGSVTLLGQDNKKQTILRKDLDQLRSTGRSLMPEGFEKVLDQQAMADLVFYLANVKTLPVARE